One Coffea eugenioides isolate CCC68of chromosome 2, Ceug_1.0, whole genome shotgun sequence genomic window, ACCTCTACTCAGGGGATCGACAGTTAAAGTTAATGGAGCTCTAAAATGGTTGAACTTCAGATATGAGAGATGTCCAGAATTTTGCTACAAGTGTGGAGTAATTGGACATGGAGAAAAGTCATGTAAGGAAGTAATACAGATTTGCAAAGGGAAACAGGAACATCAGTACGGTCCTTGGCTGAGAGCCAATACAGGGAAATCATCACCCCAAAAGGAACAACAGAATAGGTATAACTCTGAGAAGAATCATTGGGGCTTTAAAGATGGGGAGATGGTTTTGTTAAATCCTAAGGAAAAGGGGAATATGAAATATAGTCAAAAAGACTTTATGCCAGGGAGAAAGGAAGTCAATAGGAAGGGTAATGAAGAGGAACAGACAAGTAGGGAAAAGTCCAAAGAGGTTGGAGGAGATGAGGTACAGCAACAAAGAGTTGAAGATAACTGCAGTATAGAGAAAATGTATAGCTTCAATTCAAACAGCAGCAAAAGTCAGAAGGAAAGTTGTTCCAGAGAAGCTTCAAAAATCCTCATTGGGGGAAAGAGCAACAGTGTTCTTGAAGAAGGAAGGATGAGTATATCTGAGGAGGTAGAGAATCATGGGAAGAATAAGGGTGAAGTGGAGAGAAATGGACTTGAGCAAATAGCACAGGAGCTAATGCAAGTAACAGTAGTGGAGGAAGATTCTAGTAGACTTGAAACAGCCTTAATGCAAATTGATCCAGGATCTTCTGACGTGGGTTCAAAGGCTGCCTAGAAACATAACAGGAATATGAAGAAACAGTTGAGATCTCCCAAGATCTCAAGACAGCCATTGAGAGAACTGAGGGGGAACAGGCCTCTGACACCTCAACAAGGGAAAAGGAAACTGAATTTGGTGGATGAAGACATGGTAGAAGTGCAGGTGAATGAAGTTGGTCTtaagagaaacaaaaagaaagagggggaggAGAATCTGAGTGAGAATCTGGAGGGGGTAGGGGCCAACCTCAACTGGCCCCTCATGTTTCAATGAAGGTTCTGGTGTGGAACTGCCAAGGAGCAGAgagccccttgacagttccccagTTGAGGGAGGCTAACAACCTCCTCTCCCCAAACTTAATATTTCTGAGTGAAACAAAAAACAGGTATAGTTATATGAAAAAGGTCCAAAAAATTCTGAGATTTGAGGAAAGTGTGATTTGGAAGCTATGGATAGGAAAGAAGGCATGGCCTTGTTTTGGAACAATGATATAGAGGTTAGGAAAGTTGTTACAACTGCCCTCACTATAGAGGCACTAGTGATTGACCCGGATACTCAGCTGGAGTGGTGGTTTATTGGGGTTTACATATGCAGTGATGCTAATATAAGGAAACATCAATGGAAAGTTTTGACTGTGAGAGAACAATTGTGGGGGGATAAATGGCTTTTAGCAGGGGATTTCAATGACATTCTTTCTAATGAAGAGAAGTGGGGAGGGAGAGCAAGAGATGATAGAAGTTTCAAGGATTTTAACAGTTTTATTGAGCATAACAGCCTTGTGGACATAGGATTTACAGGTAACCCCTGGACATGGAGTAACAATTGGTAAGGGGAAGGGGAGATAAGGCAAAGATTGGACAGGGGTTTGAACGCCATAAGCTggggccaaaattttgataaagcTAAATGTGAACATGTGGAAACTCTGGGATCAGATCATAGCATGCTGCTCATAGATAATTGGCCTAGAGTAGAAAAACGAAGATCAAGATTCTTCTTTGATAAgagatggctcaaaagggaagACATTAATCAAGTGGTTGAGCAAGCTTGGAAACAACCAGTTGAAGGAAACAATATGTATAGGATTACTAGACAGGTTGCTAATTGCAGAGTGGCTCTACTCAAATGGAAAAATAACTTCACAGAAAACTCTTTGCTAAGAATCAATCAAGCTAAGCTTTAGATTAAAGAGATCAAGGACTCTAAGGATTCAGGAGTTAAGGATAAGATTGCAGATTTGAAGAAGCAGTTGAAAGAGGCTTACTCTGATGAAGAGCAGTATTGGGCTCAGAAAGCAAGGATTGATTGGTTGAGAGAAGGAGATAAGAACACCAAATTTTTCCATGCTTGTGTGAagggaaggagaagaaaaaacaGAATGCTTAACATTCAAAGGGAGGATGGAACTTGGACAAACAGTGAGGCGGAGCTGGGAATGGAAGTAGCTGACTACTATAGAGCCCTTTTCTCTAGCTCAGGGAGTGAGGGTATAACAGAGATTCTTCATGGTATACCTCCTACTATCACTACTGAGATGAATGCTAAGTTAACTAGAGAGGTAGATGAGATGGAAATTAAATCAGCTCTTTTTTCCATGAATCCTAATAAGGCACCAGGTCAAGATGGTATGTCTCCCTTGTTTTTTCTAAAATTCTGGCATGTTGTTAAATCTAATTTAATTGCAGCTATTAGGCATTTTTTCCAAACTAGCAATTTGCCAAAGTCTTGGAATCATACGGTCATCTCCCTCATACCCAAAATTCAGAATCCTACCAATCTGAAGAGCTATAGGCCAATTAGTCTCTGTAATGTTGTGTACAAAGTGATTTCAAAAATATTGGCCAATAGACTCAAGAATGTTTTAAGTCATTGCATTAGTAAAAATCAGTTAGCTTTTATCCCAAGCAGGCAAATTCTTGACAATGTTATCTTGTCTCATGAGTACTTGCATTAcatgaaaaataagaaacaaggACATAATGGTTTTATGGCTGTGAAGCTGGACATGTCCAAGGCCTACGACAGAGTGGAGTGGAAATTTCTTGATGCCATGATGGAAAAGATGGGCTATTGTACAGTCTGGAGGAACTGGATATGGAGTTGCCTCTCCTGAGTTACATACTCCTTCAATATTAATGGTGAACCAAAAGAGTTTGTAATTCCAGAAAGGGGAATAAGACAAGGCGACCCACTGTCAccttatcttttccttttatgtTTAGAAGGGTTCTCCAATTTATTGAAGCAAGCTGAGGAAGATAAAAGGATCTCAGGGATGAAGATTAGTAGGACTGGACCAAGCATGACTCACCTATTTTTTGCTGATGATTCATTGATCTTTTGTAAAGCTGAAAGAGAGGAAGCCAAGGAACTCATTCAAATTTTGAGGAAGTATGAGAAGGGGTCTGGTCAATCTATAAACCTGGAAAAGTCCTCAGTGTTTTTCAGCAGCAATGTGAGTCATCAGAGGAAAGGGGAAGTGATACAAAGTCTAGGCACAATTCAGGTGGCTACTCAAAGAAAACACCTGGGGCTCCCTATGGTGATAACAAGATCTAAACAGCAAGTCTTTGGATACATTAAGGATAGTATCAGTAGAAGAATGAATAGTTGGAAAAACAAGTTGCTCAGCCAAGGAGGGAAAGAAGTTTTATTGAAGGCAGTTTCCATGGCAATGCCAGTTTATACAATGTCCTGCTTTAAACTCCCTAACAAATTGTGTAAAGAAGTGACCTCCATTTTTGCTAACTACTGGTGGGGAGAAAATGATAGGAAAAATAAGATGCACTAGTGCTCATGGAGGAGATTGGctaaagagaaaaaagagggagGCTTGCGATTTAAGGATTTGCAGAACTTCAATAAAGCCTTGTTGGCTAAACAGGTCTGGAGACtgatttccaaaccaaatctattAGTCAGCAAGGTCTTGAGGGCAAAGTACTTCCATAGGGACTCAATCTTTAAGTGCAAAGTCCCAAAGTGTGCTTCCTGGATTTGGCAAAGTATGATGAATGTGAGAGATTTTGTGCAAAAAGGAACGAGGAAGAAGATAGGCAATGGCAAGGCTACAAACATTTGGGAGGATAACTGGATTCCAGGAAATAAGGATGGAAGAGTCACATCTACTAGGCCTCAGGATTGCACCATAAGAAGAGTAGATGAGCTGATTAGTGGCTTTAGATGGAGGAAACCATTGGTACCTAGAACCTTCAACAGGAAGGATGCTGACGAAATTCTGGATATCCCTATAAGTATCTCAGGAAGGGAAGACGGCAACTACTGGCTACATAGTGGCAATGGCATCTATACGGTCAATTCTGGGTACAAGACATTGAGTAGAGAAACAACCCAACATATAGTAGGAAGAGCTGATGAAGCAGAAACGAGCTCAGCAAACTCCAATGGAAAGCAATGGAAGTGGTTGTGGAAGCTGAGAGTCAAACGCAAGATAAAACACTTCATTTGGAGGAGTCTAAATGGGCTACTTCCAGTTAATGCCTTGGTGTTTAATAGAACAAACCATGGAGATCCAATATGTGATGGCTGTGGAGATCAAAATGAGTCGATTGAACATATGTTCTTTCAGTGCTGCAGAGCTCAAGAGGTATGGAAGATGGCCCCAATACAGTGGGATGGATTAACGGGACAGACAGGGAATTTTAGAGTTTGGTGGAATGCAATGCTGGAAGCCTCAGGTAGGATAGAGGGGAGGGAGCATATAGAGCTTACTACGAATATCCTG contains:
- the LOC113760055 gene encoding uncharacterized protein LOC113760055, with protein sequence MAEKLEDAIRKFALSDKELESTDLGGEELDGGIQECQLSLVGRIKGEKVVNFVGVKNFVNSAWGYPRNLRIIELGPNIFQFYVPNKEDRDRIVGGGPWVMDNQMLVMKHWFEGIEEDISAFDLAPLWVQVWNLPVHWITKEAGWKIGYVFQEVKDVLVPQVGGKEGRHLKLLAVLDTSLPLLRGSTVKVNGALKWLNFRYERCPEFCYKCGVIGHGEKSCKEVIQICKGKQEHQYGPWLRANTGKSSPQKEQQNRYNSEKNHWGFKDGEMVLLNPKEKGNMKYSQKDFMPGRKEVNRKGNEEEQTSREKSKEVGGDEVQQQRVEDNCSIEKMYSFNSNSSKSQKESCSREASKILIGGKSNSVLEEGRMSISEEVENHGKNKGEVERNGLEQIAQELMQVTVVEEDSSRLETALMQIDPGSSDVGSKAA